In a genomic window of Alphaproteobacteria bacterium:
- a CDS encoding entericidin A/B family lipoprotein, with the protein MKKVLMMVCLFTMAGFVGGCSNTFEGAGRDIEHAGEKVQDTF; encoded by the coding sequence ATGAAAAAAGTTCTGATGATGGTGTGCTTGTTTACGATGGCCGGATTTGTCGGCGGCTGTTCGAATACTTTTGAAGGCGCCGGGCGCGATATCGAACATGCCGGAGAAAAAGTTCAGGACACGTTCTAG
- a CDS encoding DUF1491 family protein, which translates to MPDDPQDARLPVHLWIDAQLRPLADRGIYYYIRQRGERNTGVILLKLNGLSGECRLLVQQRDLEGVLGWMNALGQERVEETAADAYIQRTCQRDPDLWVIEIEDRAMDNPFEGAMITL; encoded by the coding sequence ATGCCTGACGATCCCCAAGACGCAAGGCTGCCCGTGCATTTGTGGATCGACGCGCAATTACGGCCCTTGGCCGACCGGGGCATCTATTATTATATCCGGCAGCGCGGAGAGCGGAACACGGGCGTCATCCTGCTTAAGCTGAACGGACTGTCGGGGGAATGCCGTCTGCTTGTCCAGCAGCGCGATCTTGAAGGCGTTCTGGGGTGGATGAATGCGCTGGGGCAAGAAAGGGTTGAAGAAACGGCCGCCGATGCCTATATTCAGCGGACCTGTCAACGCGATCCCGATCTCTGGGTTATAGAAATCGAGGACAGGGCGATGGACAATCCGTTTGAAGGGGCGATGATTACGCTCTGA
- a CDS encoding transcriptional repressor: MSDLEERCAEAGLKMTGQRRAILEVLKSAEDHPSVEEVYDRAKKLDSSVSIATVYRTLSLLDEMNLVTRHEFQEGYSRYELNWDHHHHLVDLETGEVVEFQNEELERLKVRIARELGYDLVDHRLELYGKKVKGKSKK, translated from the coding sequence ATGTCTGATCTTGAAGAACGCTGTGCCGAGGCCGGATTGAAAATGACCGGGCAACGCCGTGCCATTCTTGAGGTTCTTAAGTCGGCCGAGGACCACCCGTCCGTCGAGGAAGTTTACGACCGGGCCAAGAAACTGGATTCTTCGGTCAGCATTGCGACGGTTTACCGTACCCTGAGCCTGCTGGATGAAATGAATCTCGTGACCCGGCATGAGTTTCAGGAGGGGTATTCGCGGTACGAACTGAACTGGGATCACCATCACCATCTGGTCGATCTGGAGACAGGTGAGGTGGTCGAGTTTCAGAATGAAGAACTGGAGCGTCTGAAAGTCAGGATTGCCAGGGAGTTGGGCTACGATCTCGTCGATCACAGGCTGGAGCTTTACGGCAAGAAGGTCAAGGGAAAGAGCAAAAAGTAA
- a CDS encoding PAS domain S-box protein, producing MSNSHEGSLLTPDFDALFMDMALPRLIVQPAEKGQYLVVRANSQAQRYFGRTEDQLVGKDIREFLDEENARHFLQSFAVCVSRKKAVSIQSLPVLPGGMRVYGFWIHPVLDEGGDVVALDLLGQLDVKDHSILQRERDDAMSLLASIFEVSEVGIIVTDPAGVVVRVNDSFIRTYGWTRDELINIEFSELVTHDDRERARVNHKKFISVGVRSSGELKIIRKDGSVANVLFTSATLELSQNRKFLVTTVMDITLRKQMEQSLRYAKEQADSANRAKSAFLANMSHELRTPLNAIIGFSEMMMKETFGALGSPKYKEYLGDVHLSAEHLLEIINEVLDMSKIEAGRLELFEEEINLGELISSVVRMMASRVFSGDTQIKTDLMPKLPKMWADHRLVRQMLINLMTNAIKFSPNGGVIHVRAGLLEDGRLEIRISDQGIGIEKHKIRQALEPFGQVSEKPEKRDLRYQGTGLGLPLTKAMAELHDGTLGIESEPGVGTIVILNFPHYRVVKKPKKQGAEVKAIEKKA from the coding sequence ATGTCAAACAGCCACGAGGGCAGCCTTCTCACTCCCGACTTTGACGCGCTTTTCATGGATATGGCGTTGCCGCGGCTTATCGTTCAGCCCGCAGAGAAGGGGCAGTATCTCGTCGTGCGGGCCAATTCACAGGCCCAGAGGTATTTCGGCCGGACGGAAGACCAACTGGTCGGCAAGGATATCCGTGAATTTCTCGATGAAGAAAATGCCCGGCATTTCCTTCAATCCTTTGCGGTTTGCGTTTCGCGCAAGAAGGCGGTCAGTATCCAAAGCCTGCCGGTTCTTCCCGGCGGGATGCGTGTGTACGGGTTCTGGATTCATCCTGTTCTGGATGAGGGGGGCGATGTTGTTGCGCTTGATCTTCTCGGGCAGCTTGATGTGAAGGACCACTCTATCCTGCAGCGCGAACGCGATGATGCCATGTCGCTTCTGGCCTCAATCTTCGAGGTTAGCGAGGTGGGGATTATCGTGACCGATCCTGCGGGGGTCGTCGTGCGGGTGAATGACAGTTTCATACGCACGTATGGCTGGACCCGCGATGAATTGATCAATATCGAGTTTTCCGAACTTGTCACCCATGACGACCGGGAGAGGGCGCGGGTTAACCACAAGAAATTCATCAGTGTCGGCGTTCGCAGTTCGGGAGAACTGAAGATCATCCGCAAGGACGGAAGCGTCGCCAATGTTCTTTTTACGTCCGCGACCCTGGAACTCAGTCAGAACCGGAAATTCCTCGTGACCACCGTCATGGACATCACGCTGCGTAAGCAGATGGAGCAGTCCTTGCGCTATGCCAAGGAGCAGGCGGATTCCGCGAACCGTGCGAAGTCGGCTTTTCTGGCGAATATGAGTCACGAGTTGAGAACACCCCTGAATGCAATCATCGGTTTCTCTGAAATGATGATGAAGGAAACTTTCGGTGCTCTTGGCAGCCCGAAATATAAGGAATATCTCGGCGATGTGCATTTAAGCGCCGAGCATCTTCTGGAAATCATCAACGAAGTCCTCGATATGTCCAAGATTGAGGCGGGGCGTCTGGAGCTGTTTGAAGAGGAGATTAATCTCGGTGAACTCATCAGCTCCGTTGTGCGGATGATGGCCTCGCGGGTTTTTTCCGGGGATACGCAGATCAAGACCGATCTTATGCCCAAGCTGCCGAAGATGTGGGCGGATCACCGTCTGGTGCGGCAAATGCTTATTAATCTGATGACCAACGCGATCAAGTTTTCTCCCAATGGCGGGGTTATTCATGTCCGGGCCGGGCTGCTTGAAGACGGGCGGCTGGAGATCAGGATTTCCGATCAGGGGATCGGGATTGAGAAACACAAAATCAGGCAAGCCCTTGAGCCGTTCGGGCAAGTCAGTGAGAAGCCGGAAAAGCGAGATCTGCGTTATCAGGGCACGGGGCTCGGTTTGCCGCTGACCAAGGCGATGGCGGAGTTGCACGACGGAACGCTCGGTATTGAGTCCGAACCGGGGGTGGGGACGATTGTCATTCTCAATTTCCCCCATTACCGCGTCGTCAAAAAGCCGAAAAAGCAGGGCGCTGAAGTAAAGGCGATAGAGAAAAAGGCCTAG
- a CDS encoding diguanylate cyclase, producing the protein MSRDEKQEQRWRSLLPVIGDQTEWFDALVQNLFYFEMKGKVLAVEKPVSFAEWVKNTRQDGIVQEELLEKLAAMHKDMMKAADKLLIEVKEVQVKPDFEAFQTFVNIYEEFMQRLRRLERDFLLDGTGYDPFTGLRSPKVLFQDVERELHRLSRRGKHFCIAFGRIDNVERIEQYYTETQRNLFIKAVADLIKLSVRSFDDAYYMGNYEFVLSLKQADMAGGVSALDRLRKELERRNILVKLGTEEIPLSMSCCIAQPVQGDDIRDLLKNLKNDLHSSNRHPDSVLEYYEISPLQRYVQDTAKQ; encoded by the coding sequence ATGTCCAGAGACGAGAAACAAGAGCAGCGCTGGCGGTCCCTCCTTCCGGTGATCGGCGATCAGACGGAGTGGTTTGACGCGCTGGTGCAGAACCTCTTCTATTTTGAGATGAAGGGGAAGGTTCTGGCCGTTGAAAAGCCCGTTTCTTTCGCGGAATGGGTCAAGAATACCCGTCAGGACGGTATCGTCCAGGAGGAGCTTCTCGAAAAACTGGCCGCCATGCACAAGGACATGATGAAGGCGGCCGACAAGCTTCTCATCGAAGTGAAAGAGGTTCAGGTCAAGCCGGATTTCGAGGCGTTTCAGACCTTCGTCAATATCTACGAGGAATTCATGCAGCGCCTGCGTCGGCTGGAGCGGGATTTCCTGCTGGACGGTACGGGTTACGATCCTTTCACCGGCCTGCGGAGCCCGAAGGTGCTTTTCCAGGATGTCGAGCGGGAATTGCACCGTCTTTCGCGCCGCGGAAAGCATTTCTGCATTGCCTTCGGGCGGATCGACAATGTGGAGCGGATCGAACAGTATTATACCGAGACCCAGCGCAATCTTTTCATCAAGGCGGTTGCCGATCTTATCAAGCTCAGCGTTCGCTCTTTCGACGATGCCTACTATATGGGGAATTATGAGTTTGTTCTCAGCCTCAAGCAGGCGGATATGGCGGGCGGCGTGTCTGCGCTGGACCGTCTCCGCAAGGAGCTTGAGCGCCGGAATATTCTGGTCAAACTCGGAACGGAAGAGATTCCGCTCAGTATGTCCTGCTGTATCGCGCAGCCCGTACAGGGCGACGATATCCGCGATTTGCTCAAGAATCTGAAGAACGATCTGCATAGCTCCAACCGCCATCCCGATTCCGTCCTTGAGTATTATGAAATCAGTCCGCTGCAGCGTTACGTTCAGGATACAGCCAAGCAATAA
- the tgt gene encoding tRNA guanosine(34) transglycosylase Tgt produces the protein MNLDYPGFDFTIAARDPASAARVGRLTTPHGTIETPNYIFCGTKATVKNLSPAQLREARTDIILSNTYHLMLQPGADLIEKMGGLHRFMNWDGPMLTDSGGFQVFSLGEGTMANEIKGRSGKGRDAFRNLLEISEEGCVFRSYTDGKKIKLKPESAMDIQRQLGADLLMQFDECTPYHVDKDYTARSMEMSLRWGDRCLAQFARTHSSRQAVYGIVQGGVYKDLRRISAEYTADRPFFGTAIGGCLGGSDEEMADIVQGSAPFIHPLRPVHFLGIGRIKDIFTFVRMGIDTFDCVIPTRLARHGTVFMRGAKGETINLKNARYRDDPTPLDESLGLPSSSQFSKAYLHHLLKAQENLASQILAQHNVATLNRLMREVREAIPKGSLDALEKVWMGG, from the coding sequence ATGAACCTCGATTATCCTGGTTTCGATTTTACCATCGCTGCGCGTGATCCGGCATCCGCCGCTCGGGTCGGGCGCCTGACGACGCCGCACGGGACGATTGAGACGCCGAATTATATTTTCTGCGGCACGAAGGCCACGGTCAAAAATCTGTCCCCGGCGCAGCTCCGCGAGGCGCGCACGGATATCATTCTTTCGAATACCTACCACCTGATGCTGCAGCCGGGGGCCGACCTGATCGAGAAAATGGGCGGGCTGCACCGCTTCATGAACTGGGACGGGCCGATGCTGACGGATAGCGGCGGGTTTCAGGTGTTCTCGCTGGGCGAGGGGACGATGGCCAACGAGATCAAGGGGCGCAGCGGGAAGGGACGCGATGCCTTCCGCAACCTGCTGGAGATTTCGGAAGAGGGCTGCGTTTTCCGTTCCTACACCGACGGGAAAAAAATCAAGCTGAAGCCCGAAAGCGCCATGGATATCCAGCGGCAACTGGGCGCGGATTTGCTGATGCAATTCGATGAATGCACGCCCTATCATGTCGATAAGGACTACACGGCGCGGTCGATGGAAATGAGCCTGCGCTGGGGGGACCGCTGCCTCGCGCAATTTGCACGGACCCACAGTAGCCGACAGGCGGTTTACGGCATTGTTCAGGGCGGCGTCTACAAGGATTTGCGGCGGATCAGCGCGGAATACACTGCGGATCGGCCGTTTTTCGGAACGGCGATTGGCGGCTGTCTTGGCGGTTCGGATGAGGAAATGGCCGATATCGTTCAGGGGAGCGCGCCCTTTATCCACCCCTTGCGCCCCGTTCATTTTCTGGGGATCGGGCGCATCAAGGATATTTTTACCTTCGTGCGGATGGGGATCGACACGTTCGATTGCGTCATTCCCACCCGTCTGGCGCGGCATGGCACGGTTTTCATGCGTGGGGCGAAAGGCGAGACGATCAATCTTAAAAACGCCCGGTACCGGGACGATCCGACGCCGCTTGACGAGAGCCTTGGTCTGCCGAGTTCCTCCCAGTTTTCCAAGGCTTACCTGCATCACCTTCTGAAGGCGCAGGAAAATCTGGCGTCCCAGATCCTCGCCCAACACAATGTGGCGACCCTTAACCGCCTGATGCGGGAGGTGCGAGAGGCTATCCCAAAGGGGAGTCTGGATGCGCTGGAAAAGGTCTGGATGGGCGGTTAA
- the rpmB gene encoding 50S ribosomal protein L28, with protein sequence MSRRCMITGKGAQTGHRVSHAQNKTKHRFLPNIQEVSLFSEALSRWVKLRVSVHGLRTVEHMGGLDSYLAQTAPTKLDPALRPVKAEVEKALAAKVAA encoded by the coding sequence ATGAGCCGTCGTTGCATGATTACAGGAAAAGGCGCACAGACCGGGCACCGTGTGTCCCACGCGCAAAACAAGACCAAACACCGTTTTTTGCCGAATATTCAGGAAGTCAGCCTGTTCAGCGAGGCGCTGAGCCGCTGGGTGAAGCTGCGGGTCAGCGTTCACGGTCTTCGCACCGTTGAGCATATGGGCGGGCTTGATTCCTATCTGGCGCAGACCGCTCCCACCAAGCTGGACCCTGCCTTGCGGCCCGTGAAAGCGGAAGTCGAGAAGGCTCTTGCGGCCAAGGTTGCTGCCTAG
- a CDS encoding cobalamin biosynthesis protein, with product MNETLTQLNVLLIDPDRIPVVILSIVITMVVGMVTGPLRGNAYPFFWLFYDGVFGRFGDRLDKAGRNRGALIFRGFLLSAFALLIAFMTGRLAVQIGEGLNDYGAVEILFLTLSFTSGSVWFVLLRLYFAMEQQGSAQGAFYGLSRSTRLNLNSTDDFGITRAGMGFAAVSFDKGMVAPVFWYLIGGLPLLAVYSVLSAFAWRFGKCGHTSGFGTVPLELEKLMGFVPSYLSGFLFAAAAAMTPTARLSQSLRAWWAVKNKAPYEQGGAALTALAWPLEIMIGGPVQDLSGTVLKNSWVGPEKASARLDHKHLRRGIYINFMAHLLFLAALGGAYFFSGKMF from the coding sequence ATGAATGAGACTTTAACACAACTGAATGTGCTTTTGATAGACCCGGACCGGATTCCGGTTGTAATTCTATCCATTGTCATAACTATGGTTGTGGGTATGGTGACCGGGCCATTGCGCGGAAACGCCTATCCGTTTTTCTGGCTGTTTTACGACGGGGTTTTCGGTCGTTTCGGGGATCGGTTGGACAAGGCCGGTCGGAATCGCGGTGCGCTGATTTTCCGCGGTTTTCTTCTGAGCGCTTTCGCCCTTCTGATTGCCTTCATGACGGGTCGACTCGCGGTTCAGATTGGTGAGGGACTTAACGATTACGGGGCGGTGGAAATTCTTTTTCTGACGCTGTCCTTTACCTCCGGCTCGGTGTGGTTCGTCCTGCTCCGGCTTTATTTCGCGATGGAGCAGCAGGGATCGGCGCAGGGCGCGTTTTACGGGCTGTCGCGCTCGACGCGGCTTAATCTCAACAGCACGGATGATTTCGGGATCACGCGGGCGGGTATGGGCTTTGCCGCCGTCTCGTTTGATAAGGGGATGGTGGCGCCCGTGTTCTGGTATCTTATCGGCGGACTCCCGCTTCTGGCCGTTTACAGCGTGCTGTCCGCTTTTGCGTGGCGGTTTGGCAAGTGTGGTCATACATCCGGGTTCGGGACCGTGCCGCTGGAGCTTGAAAAGCTAATGGGGTTTGTTCCCTCTTACCTCAGCGGATTCCTGTTCGCGGCGGCTGCGGCGATGACGCCGACGGCGCGGCTTTCCCAGAGTCTGAGGGCGTGGTGGGCGGTGAAGAACAAGGCACCTTACGAGCAGGGCGGCGCGGCTTTGACGGCGCTGGCGTGGCCGCTGGAGATCATGATCGGCGGGCCGGTGCAGGATTTATCGGGGACTGTGCTGAAAAATTCATGGGTCGGGCCGGAGAAAGCCTCGGCGCGGCTCGATCACAAACATCTGCGAAGGGGGATTTACATCAATTTCATGGCGCATCTGCTGTTTTTGGCTGCCTTGGGCGGAGCCTATTTCTTCTCCGGCAAGATGTTTTGA
- a CDS encoding polyhydroxyalkanoate depolymerase: MLYHLYEMQHALLTPVRLQAELTRTLFQNPLNPLSYTQFGRTMGASAEMIERVTKRFGRPEFGLHETEIAGKKVEVIEKVIARKPFCSLLNFKRKIKRNDPKVLLVAPMSGHYATLLRGTVEALLPHHDVYITDWEDARQVPGKQGRFNLDDYITYLREFLSLLGPDVHAIAVCQPAVPTLAAVSLMATENDPNQPLTMTLMGGPVDTRVSKTAVTELAETRPLRWFESTVVHEVPFYYPGAYRRVYPGFLQLGGFMSMNLDRHVGSYMKFYHHLIIGDGESAEHHRTFYNEYLSVMDIPAEFYLQTVETVFQRQLLPRGRMKWRDPYTDQLMDVRPQDIEHTALLTIEGELDDISARGQTTAAHELCYSLPQRKQFHHFQLKTGHYGIFNGRRWRNDIMPRIRHHIRLFDEGKDPVPAEDLAVIPDLSADKYNRETHGIAAIRRWIKENQPQNYKEAQIQQKGAGWHLEKEKN, translated from the coding sequence ATGCTTTACCATTTGTATGAGATGCAACACGCGCTTTTAACCCCGGTCCGGCTTCAGGCCGAGCTGACGCGCACCCTCTTCCAGAACCCCTTGAATCCGCTGTCCTATACTCAGTTTGGTCGAACCATGGGCGCCTCGGCGGAGATGATCGAACGCGTGACCAAACGCTTCGGACGCCCGGAATTCGGCCTCCATGAGACAGAGATTGCCGGAAAAAAAGTTGAGGTCATCGAAAAGGTAATCGCCCGTAAACCCTTCTGTTCATTGCTGAATTTCAAAAGAAAAATCAAAAGGAACGACCCCAAAGTGCTTCTGGTCGCCCCGATGTCCGGCCATTACGCCACCCTCCTGCGCGGCACGGTGGAAGCCCTCCTCCCACACCACGATGTTTACATCACCGACTGGGAGGATGCCCGGCAGGTTCCCGGCAAACAGGGCCGTTTTAACCTCGATGACTATATTACGTACCTGCGCGAGTTTCTGAGCCTCCTCGGCCCAGACGTCCATGCGATTGCGGTCTGCCAGCCTGCAGTGCCAACTTTAGCGGCCGTGTCGCTTATGGCGACAGAAAATGACCCGAACCAGCCCCTGACGATGACCCTAATGGGCGGCCCGGTCGATACCCGGGTCTCAAAGACCGCCGTCACCGAACTGGCTGAAACACGTCCCCTGCGCTGGTTTGAAAGCACGGTAGTCCACGAAGTACCCTTTTACTATCCCGGGGCATATCGGCGTGTGTACCCCGGTTTCCTGCAGCTGGGTGGTTTTATGTCGATGAATCTCGACCGCCATGTCGGCTCCTACATGAAATTTTATCATCACCTGATTATCGGCGACGGCGAATCGGCGGAACACCACCGTACCTTCTATAACGAGTACCTTTCGGTCATGGATATCCCGGCGGAATTCTACCTCCAGACCGTGGAAACCGTCTTCCAGCGCCAGCTTCTGCCCCGCGGCCGCATGAAATGGCGCGATCCCTACACCGATCAGCTCATGGACGTCCGCCCGCAGGACATCGAACATACGGCCCTTCTGACCATCGAGGGCGAACTGGACGACATTTCCGCCCGTGGCCAGACCACGGCGGCGCATGAATTGTGCTATTCCCTGCCCCAGCGTAAGCAATTTCACCACTTCCAGCTGAAAACCGGCCATTACGGGATTTTCAACGGTCGCCGCTGGCGCAACGATATTATGCCCCGCATCCGCCACCACATCCGGTTGTTCGATGAGGGCAAGGATCCTGTTCCCGCAGAAGATTTGGCGGTTATACCCGATCTTTCGGCGGACAAATACAACAGGGAGACACACGGAATCGCGGCGATCCGGCGTTGGATAAAAGAGAATCAGCCGCAGAATTACAAGGAAGCGCAAATACAGCAAAAAGGTGCCGGATGGCATCTTGAAAAAGAAAAAAATTAG
- a CDS encoding M48 family metallopeptidase, whose product MAIERLVQVKRSKRARRVALRLDAKEGVMNLVVPSHMKIDSALKFAKIHEEWVKETLASLPPGVPFEDGTVLPILGQKRRISVTYDENAKGTEIQLLKTVLQVRTNLIDPSPRIRRFLKSLAKQTLTEMTEKKVKRLGVSGVSVAVRETKSRWGSCSEDSNISYSWRLIFAPLVAIDYVVAHEVAHLKHLDHSDDFWRVCRRLSKDYFEGQYWMRNHGNILLRYGGE is encoded by the coding sequence ATGGCGATCGAACGACTGGTGCAGGTCAAACGGAGTAAGCGGGCGCGCCGCGTAGCGCTCCGCCTCGACGCTAAGGAGGGCGTGATGAACCTCGTCGTGCCCTCTCATATGAAAATTGACAGCGCCCTGAAGTTCGCCAAGATCCACGAAGAATGGGTGAAGGAGACCCTCGCCTCCCTCCCGCCCGGCGTCCCGTTTGAGGATGGAACCGTTCTCCCGATTCTGGGACAGAAAAGACGCATTTCGGTCACTTACGACGAAAACGCCAAGGGCACGGAAATCCAACTGCTGAAAACAGTCCTGCAGGTGCGGACAAACCTGATCGACCCCTCGCCGCGTATTCGGCGATTTCTGAAAAGTCTGGCCAAACAGACCCTGACCGAAATGACCGAGAAAAAGGTCAAACGTCTGGGCGTGTCCGGCGTCTCGGTCGCGGTGCGCGAAACCAAGAGCCGCTGGGGAAGCTGCTCCGAGGACAGCAACATCTCCTACTCCTGGCGGCTGATTTTCGCTCCCCTTGTCGCTATTGACTACGTGGTCGCTCATGAAGTCGCCCACCTGAAGCACCTCGACCACAGCGATGACTTCTGGCGCGTCTGCCGCCGCCTCTCGAAGGATTACTTCGAAGGCCAGTACTGGATGCGCAACCACGGCAACATCCTCCTCCGCTACGGCGGGGAATGA
- the ruvX gene encoding Holliday junction resolvase RuvX, with product MTVSLLKTLVKEFPAACPLLGLDVGKKTIGVAVCDDSQRIATPVETIKRTKFSQDLKALERIVKDFEAGGFVVGFPLNMDGSEGRSAQSVRDFALELERQISKELFPDGTVWIALVDERLSTDTVDDLVGRSVDKKKTRLRAKEDGLTDKLVAMTILQEALDTLFRLRRG from the coding sequence ATGACGGTTTCCCTGCTCAAGACACTCGTGAAAGAGTTTCCCGCCGCTTGTCCACTTCTGGGTCTGGATGTGGGGAAAAAGACTATCGGTGTTGCGGTCTGCGATGATTCGCAGCGCATTGCCACTCCCGTCGAGACGATCAAGCGAACCAAATTTTCGCAGGATTTAAAGGCGCTTGAGCGGATTGTGAAGGATTTCGAGGCGGGCGGGTTTGTCGTCGGTTTCCCCTTGAACATGGACGGAAGCGAGGGGCGGAGTGCTCAATCGGTGCGGGATTTTGCGCTGGAGCTGGAGCGGCAGATTTCCAAAGAGCTTTTCCCTGATGGAACCGTATGGATTGCCTTGGTGGACGAAAGGTTATCCACAGATACTGTGGATGATCTTGTGGGCCGATCTGTGGATAAAAAAAAGACACGGCTGCGGGCCAAAGAGGATGGTTTGACCGATAAACTGGTGGCCATGACGATTCTGCAGGAGGCGCTGGATACGCTTTTTCGCCTGAGGCGGGGTTGA
- the gatC gene encoding Asp-tRNA(Asn)/Glu-tRNA(Gln) amidotransferase subunit GatC yields the protein MSLDKATVKKVAGLARLAMNDEGLTRMAPQVSGIITWIEQLAEVNTDNVEPLSSVVDIPLPLRKDEVTDGNCADKILANAPEATQGYFVVPKVVE from the coding sequence ATGTCCCTCGATAAAGCCACCGTCAAAAAAGTCGCTGGTCTGGCCCGTCTGGCAATGAACGATGAAGGGCTGACCCGTATGGCCCCTCAGGTTTCCGGGATTATCACATGGATCGAGCAACTGGCTGAGGTCAATACCGACAATGTCGAGCCGCTCTCCAGCGTGGTCGATATCCCCTTGCCCTTGCGTAAGGACGAGGTCACGGACGGCAACTGCGCCGATAAAATTCTCGCCAACGCCCCCGAAGCCACGCAGGGCTACTTCGTGGTGCCCAAGGTCGTAGAATAG
- the gatA gene encoding Asp-tRNA(Asn)/Glu-tRNA(Gln) amidotransferase subunit GatA, translating into MTDLTGLTIAQALEGLKNKDFTSKELTQAHIGAMEKARALNAFIVETPDLALKQAEESDKRRASGKAGALDGIPLGIKDLFCTKGVQTTAASHILEGFIPQYESTVTQKLFNDGAVMLGKMNLDEFAMGSSNTTSYFGNVISPWKRKGQPDVQLVPGGSSGGSAAAVSAGLVMGATGTDTGGSIRQPAAFCGISGIKPTYGRCSRWGIVAFASSLDQAGTFARTVLDNALLLRSMSGHDPKDSTSAKKDVPDFTKALTGDIKGLTIGIPKEYRVDGMPAEIEKLWQQGIDWIHSAGAKTIEVSLPHTKYALATYYVIAPAEASSNLARYDGVRYAQRVPSENLREMYEKTRAEGFGDEVKRRIMIGTYVLSAGYYDAYYIKAQKVRRLIVQDFMNAYEKCDVLLTPTAPSAAFAIGENQDDPIKMYLNDVFTVPASLAGLPGMSVPAGLDADGLPLGLQIIGRPWDEESVFRVAGVIESLALFSHTPL; encoded by the coding sequence ATGACCGACCTCACTGGCCTGACCATTGCCCAAGCCCTTGAAGGCTTAAAAAACAAGGACTTCACGTCTAAAGAACTCACGCAGGCCCATATCGGAGCCATGGAAAAGGCAAGGGCGCTGAACGCCTTTATCGTCGAAACTCCCGATCTGGCGCTTAAACAGGCCGAAGAATCCGACAAACGCCGGGCCTCAGGCAAAGCCGGAGCGCTCGACGGCATCCCTCTGGGCATCAAGGATCTCTTCTGCACGAAGGGCGTGCAGACCACCGCCGCCAGCCACATCCTCGAAGGCTTCATCCCGCAATATGAATCCACCGTCACGCAGAAACTCTTCAACGATGGCGCGGTCATGCTCGGCAAGATGAACCTCGATGAATTCGCTATGGGCTCCTCCAACACAACCAGCTATTTCGGAAATGTCATCAGCCCATGGAAACGCAAGGGCCAGCCGGATGTCCAACTCGTCCCCGGCGGCTCCTCCGGCGGCTCGGCCGCCGCCGTCTCCGCAGGCCTAGTCATGGGCGCAACCGGAACGGATACGGGGGGATCGATCCGCCAACCCGCCGCCTTCTGCGGTATCTCGGGCATCAAGCCAACCTATGGCCGTTGCTCCCGCTGGGGTATCGTCGCCTTCGCCTCCTCGCTCGATCAGGCCGGAACCTTCGCCCGCACGGTGCTGGACAACGCCCTTTTGCTGCGCTCCATGTCCGGCCACGACCCGAAGGACAGCACGTCTGCGAAAAAGGATGTCCCCGACTTCACCAAAGCCCTGACCGGAGACATCAAGGGTTTGACGATAGGGATTCCAAAAGAATACCGGGTCGATGGGATGCCTGCTGAAATCGAAAAACTCTGGCAGCAGGGAATCGACTGGATCCACAGCGCCGGCGCAAAAACCATCGAAGTCAGCCTCCCGCATACAAAGTATGCTTTGGCGACCTATTACGTCATTGCCCCCGCCGAGGCTTCTTCGAACCTCGCCCGCTATGACGGCGTACGCTATGCCCAACGTGTCCCTTCTGAAAATCTGCGCGAGATGTACGAAAAAACCCGCGCCGAAGGGTTCGGCGATGAGGTCAAACGACGGATCATGATCGGCACCTACGTATTATCAGCAGGGTATTACGATGCGTACTACATCAAGGCTCAGAAGGTACGCCGACTGATCGTGCAGGATTTCATGAACGCCTACGAAAAATGCGATGTTTTGCTGACCCCCACGGCCCCCTCCGCCGCTTTTGCCATCGGCGAGAACCAGGACGACCCCATCAAGATGTACCTGAATGACGTCTTCACCGTCCCTGCCTCTCTGGCCGGACTCCCCGGAATGTCCGTCCCGGCGGGCCTGGACGCGGACGGCCTGCCGTTGGGTCTCCAGATCATCGGCCGCCCATGGGACGAGGAAAGCGTTTTTAGGGTTGCCGGAGTCATTGAAAGTCTGGCACTATTCAGCCATACGCCCCTATAA